ggtttttgatctgtttgttaactttgcATTCGAAGATTTaggaaggcagggcaggatggatatagatctataacagtttgggtctggagtgtctccccctttgaagagggggatgaccgcggcagctttccaatctttggtgATCTCAGACTATactaaagagaggttgaacaggcaagtaataggggttgcaacaatttcggcgggTAATTTACGaaagagagtgtccagattgtctagcccagctgatttgtagggatccaaattttgcagctctttcagaacatcagctgtctggatttgggtgaaggagaagcagggggggACTTGGGCAAGTttctgcggggggtgcagagctgttggtaggggtagccaggtggaaagcatggtcagccgtagaaaaatgcttattgaaatgatcgattatcatagatttatcggtggtgacagtgtttcctagcctcagtgcagtgggaagctgggaggaggtgctcttattctccatggactttacagcgtcccaaaaccttttggaattagtgctacaggatccAAATTTCTGTttcaaaaagctagccttagctttcctaactgactgtgtatattggttcctgacttccctgaaaaggtctacacctgttgtattcagcgcctgtgacaaatacaatttgatttgatactcttTTTggctttgacaacagctgataaatTAGATATAGGGATGCACTAACAAAATCAACTAATAACAGGAAACAAGgcaggcaaaactgatcctaaatcagcactcctactctgagaggctttgtggatacgggccctgacCTAATACCATTCAGACAGTAGTTTACAGTCGgctcacctcagtgagactgtgtgtggtcctgtgctgctcagctggttcctctgtgggttcaggaggaggggtagtctggttgtcctccatgaccatggtccccttagggttccccagaccctcctcacacccctcctccttcaccagtagcacctcctcctcctcctggaagagAGAGGTGATACAGATTACATAGACATACACTCCATCAGATACGTACAGTACACACTAAAAACTCAGAGATAAAACACACTTTAAACATGGAGTGTTTACCCATCTCCACTACATGAGACCTGTACTGTAGTTACAGAATAACTTCATTGCTGTTACACCCATCATGGTGGACATAAATTATGAGGATGTGGGTAAATAAGAGTCAGCTATGATAAGTCAAAAGTCATCATCAGACAAACCCAACTAAACTATTTTGAagtatacctttttttttttcaaccacccctcccctaattgcaGTAAACGAATGGACAACTTCCAGCTTATAcaaactatatacattttacggacgtagtatattttacattatttcTGTCTATTTTGGgcccacccttcagctaccctcaacccctcccatctatccctgAAGACCATCCCGTTTTGATTTCTAAttgccatatacagtggggagaacaagtatttgatacactgccgattttgcaggttttcctacttacaaagcatgtagaggtctgtaattcttatcataggtacacttcaactgtgagagacggaatctaaaacaaaaatccagaaaatcacattgtatgattttttaagtaattaatttgcattttattgaatgacatttgatacatcagaaaagcagaacttaatatttggtacagaaacctttgtttgcaattacagagatcacacgtttcctgtagttcttgaccaggtttgcacacactgcagcagggattttggcccactcctccatacagaccttctgcagatccttcaggtttcggggctgtcgctgggcaatacagactttcagctccctccaaagattttctattgggttcaggtctggagcctggctaggccactccaggaccttgagatgctttttacggagccactccttagttgccctggctgtgtgtttcaggttgttgtcatgctggaagacccagcaacgacccatcttcaatgctcttactgagggaaggaggttgttggccaagatttcgcgatacatggctccatccatcctcccctcaatacggtgcagtcgtcctgtccctttgcagaaaagcatccccaaagaatgatgtttccacctccatgcttcacggttgggatggtgttcttggggttgtactcatccttcttcttcctccaaacacagcgagtggagtttagacaaataagctctatttctgtctcatcagaccacatgccattctcccattcctcctctggatcatccagatggtcattggcaaacttcagacggacctggacatgcgctggcttgagcagggggaccttgcatgcgctgcaggattttaatccatgacggcatagtgtgttattaatggttttctttgagactgtggtcccagctctcttcaggtcattgaccaggtcttgccatgtagttctgggctgatcccccaccttcctcatgatcattgatgccccacgaggtgagatcttgcatggagccccagaccaatggtgattgaccgtcatcttgaacttcttccattttctaataattgagccaacagttgttgccttctcaccaagctgcttgcctattgtcctgtagcccatcccagccttgtgcaggtctacaattttatccctgatgtccttacacagctctctgatcttggccattgtggagaggttggagtctgtttgattgagtgtgtggacaggtgtcttttatacaggtaacgagttcaaacaggtgcagttaatacaggtaatgagtggggaacaggagggcttcttaaagaaaaactaacaggtctgtgagagccggaattcttactggttggtaggtgatcaactacttatgtcatgcaataaaatgcaaatgattacttaaaaatcatacaatgtgattttctggatttttgttttagattccatctctcacagttgaagtgtacctatgataaaaactacagacctctacatgctttgtaagtaggaaaacctgcaaaattggcagtgtatcagatacttgttctccccactgtatttttcaactgtgctgtttgaccaaagttctgaacctttctattctcattgtTTCTAcaattgtaaattaaagatgaccatttttgctaagagtattattatattattgatcgattgactatgacttttcaaaatcacccagcagtgctatttgcagagttagaaCCAGGTAAATGtagcaattcttcagccattcctgaacctgcaaccaaaaacaagccacatatgggcagtaccaaaacaagtgatctaATGACTCTGTCCCTTCACAgcaaatctgcagagctgggatggttgtatcccccatatatacagtgcattcataaagtattcagactctttccccttttcccaattttgtaatgttacagccttattttaaaatggattaaattaatatttttcctcagcactctacacacaatactccataaggataaagcgaaaacaggtttttagaattgcacatttataaaaaatatataaactgaTATACCTTATttttggaatccacctgtggtaaattcaattgattggacatggtttggaaaggcacacacctgtttataaggtcccacagttgacagtgcatgtcagagcaaaaaccaagccatgaggtgaggtcaaaggaattatctgtagagctccgagacaggattatattgaggcacagatttggggaaggttACCTGCATTgcatgtccccaagaacacagtggcttccatcattctaaaatagaagaagtttggaaccaccgagactctttcttgaactggccgcccggccgaactgagcaattgggggagaaggaccttggtcagggaggtgaccgagaactcgatggtcactcagagagctccagagttcatctgtggagatgggagaaccttccagaaggaccacaatttctgcagcactccaccaatcaggcctttatggtagattggccagacggaagccactccgcagtaaaaggcacatgacagcccgcttggagtttgcaaaaaggcacctaaaggactctcagaccatgagaaacaagattctctggcctgaggaaagaaagattgaactctttggcctgaatgacaagcgtcacgtctggaggaaaccttgcaccatccctacagtgaagcatggtggtggcagcatcatgctggggacgtttttcagcggcagagactagtcaggatcgagggaaagatgatcagaggaaagtacagagatCTTTCATGAagacttgctccagagcgctcaggacctcagactgggggcgaaggttcaccttccaacaggacaatgcaggagtggcttccggacaagtctaggaatgtccttgagtggcccagccagagccctgacctgaaccccatctctggagagacctgaaaatagctgtgcagcgacgctccccatccaacctgacagagcatgagaggatctacaaagaagaatgggaggaactccccaaataaaggtgtgccaaacttttagtcataaccaagaagacgaggctgtaatcgctgcaaaaggtgcttcaacaaagtactgagtaaagggtctaaatacttatgtaaatgtaatattttcactttcaaaaaaactgtttttgctttggggtattgagtgtagaatGGTGAGGAGAAAATAATATTTacaccattttagaataaggctgtaatataacaaaatgtggaaaaagtcaaggggtctgaatactttctgaatgcactgtagaaaGAAAGatatagatatacacactgtgcataacattatattggttgcaagaatcttgtataataattaaaaattgaaaGACTCAAAGTTTTGAATCAAGCGTAGTTGTCacatgtaccgattccatggcacgtGGTTTATCGAAAATCTCTTCaactattttgcaacctgtatggtgCATTTGGTCCtaaaatgaaactggtatacttttatttatcacaattttctttaaccaattttggtctttaatgcaggtctGACAGACAAATTTGTTACCTTGTACCCCTTTCACTTGCCTCATTCATTTTTGCAGTAATGCTGCAGTTGGTAATTTtggatagagcagacatttccatattttTGTAAACTGCATGTGTGAAATAACTctaccagtcctatttatgatataatttacaaagattactgtatttttttgtatttttttaatatcaattagtatatttgagtttaaccataatatgtgttgtaatatttgttctgtctttttttctagtggattaaactgaaatggCAACcagctttctatggcttgttttaaaaagaGTGATATTTTGAAGATTGTTTAattttcaaacaaccgaaagtgaggTTATAATCTGAATGAAGGGAATAAGGTCCTTCTTGAACAAGGAGCGAACCATATTGGATTTATGTATAGCTTTTGCATGACTGAAGCCTTTACTTAGAGGTCCAGTACTTTAATATTTTATCATTTCTGCCCTACgaattcattatataaataggcccgtttaattttgtctggcataATGTTCCATAATAAAtaggtgtttgttagtgtgtgtgtgtatgtgtaggtatatttagtttatattggtTATAAAGGGCTGTTGGGTGATTTATATGATCAGAAGTTATGTATATTAAAGGGAGTCTCAATGAAAGTCTTAGAATGAAAAGTCAAATGTtttgtttattaaacaaacaAGTTTTAACTAGACCATATAAaaaccacatatacacacaaactaaTCTGAATGAACTTGATAAACTGCATTCATTTTCTCATTAAAAGTGTATTTGGAAAAAAATAAGTAGTTAAATATAAGTGATGAAACAGGTATTTGTGATCATTCTATAGCCCCTCCCAGCTTGATTTTGTTAAATTTGAGGGACCTAGGAATTTTGTTttgaagctaatttcctgcagttctacatAGTTTAACAAAGACTCGTTACATCTTTTAGGTAGGCTatttaatgataataataataataaaaaataatggaTAAGGAAAATAAATGATAGACCAGATTTCCCCAAAAGTTATTCTGCTACcaaatataattataataataatttatatgAACATTCCATTTTATTATACATATTATATTTTACAGAAAGTGAATTGATAGCGAGAGTCACATATGGTATaagattacttcccaagcaaagtcaAATTTCTTTGACTCCTCGACTTTAAAAGGTTGTAGCTAAACCTCTGAATGTCAGGCTTATATATATGCCTTAAATATCCCACAATGTCTGGGCTTTGCACTTCAATGCTCTTTgttgttgcggaaattgaccAACTACTGCTGTTTACTTTGTGCATCTATGTCATTTCACTGAGTCTACCTTCAATGCAGGGTTTGAGGTTAACATCAGATGTTATAGAGTGGAAtggtttttctgctggtgtatcctgaggtatctcctctctgagaacctcttcccgcaGTGCATACAGGCAAATGGCCTCTCTCCggtgtggaccttcaggtgcatcttcagctggtgctgacgggagaacctcttctcacactgggtacagctgaagggtttctcccctgtgtggactctTTGATGCCTCTTCAGGGTGCCAGCCTCAGCGAAGCACATGTGACACTGGGcacagctgaagggtttcacccctgtgtggaccctctggtggatctctaccttctgggggcagctgaagcctttgttacagaacacGCAGAGGAACCGCTTCTCTTTACCATTGACAGATTCTGATCCCCCTCCCTGAGCCTGGGGTCTAGCACTGTCgtttgagttcaatacctgatcGAAAAGGACGCGGCCTTGTGAATCGGAAGGCCCCATCGACATGGACACTGGGTCACGATCCCTGAACACATGTAAAGGGGAGTGGGTCGCAACATTTGGATTTGTCTCTATGATTTCCCTATAATCTAAAAAATCTCTGCCCTGTGAGTGTCCGTCTCCTAGGTGACTATCTGCATTCCATGTGGGAGGAGTGTTGCCCTCCAATTTCACAGTCAATTCATTTACAACCATAacctcccctttcttatctaggcaccCATCAGAGTATAGACTACTACTGTACtggttccagtcccctctagacAGATCAGTCTGTGTATCTAAACCCAAGGACATGTTGCTAGGGTCCATCTCTGTAGTGTAAGAACAAGACAGGCCATCACCACCAGTGTCTAATGCATCACCATCTCCAAGGGAATAAACTGTCCTCTGGCTCTGTTGAAATACCGGTAAATACTCTGAACCaggagcaggaggacagcccAGTGTCCCCAACCCCAGTTTCTCTGGGTCTGATCTGTGGTCAGATCCTGTGTGTAAGAGCCTGTGTGTTACAGTTAAAGTcttggtgtctgtctctgacttgagAACGGCGTTTGCcgttccactgacctccgtgatgctGCTTCGGGTCCTGGGCTGCGCTGAGGCGGCGGTATGGTCCTCCGTGGCTTCAGGGGGCACTCCAGCCTGTCCAGTCTGGATGTCACTGCTGTGCCgtgtgtcctcctctccttcagacctCTCCAGTTTGACCCCAGGACCTGCAGCCTCTGCATCCTGACACAAGAAGAGGGGAGGTTATTACCGGTACATGAGTAGAATGGGAAAACAATGTCATAGGGAAGTCTCACAAGCTCCCCTATGGCAGATAAATAAGGATGTAAGCAAGTGAATAGCTGAGGGGAGCCTTTCTGAAATAAACGGGCCACATTTAATGTACTGTCATTTTTTTATGTTACACTATgacactaacctctatcacgataacatgctgggttgaggttccactcccctcatcaacagtgattggttggtcatcaCTCCATGTATTATGTCCCACTGGTTTCACAAAGCTCTTGTGGCCCCCATTGGGATTTCCTTCACCTGAGAAAGTGATTGGGGGAAAATATGCTTTTAGGTTAGCTACTGTCTTGTCAATGGTATAGACCCCATTCTGTGTTTTCAAACATTGCTGCACCAGGGCTATGTGCAGAATTTGGTTGCAGAAGATGGGGAAGTTCTCATAGAACGTCAGCAACAAAAAAGTACATGTTGCTTATGAATGCATTTCACACTACTGTACCTTTGGATTATAATTGGATTTTAAGGCTTGCATGAATGTCCTGCTAGATAATGTTTATCATCATcgcaaatcaactgcattacactTAAAAATTATGGCTCTTTCGGCTTTGCTACAgcgcattctgaaagtattcagacccctttgtccacattgttacattacagcattattctaaaattgattcgttttttccctcatcaatctacacacaatatcccataatgacaaagcaaaaacagattcaaggggtctgaatactttccaaatgcactgtatgtcaatgatcgttagcattctagctaacagcTGCATCCAAAATAGGTATTTTGCAAAAAAAAAGAccacaaccaaatataatcttagTGACTTTTCAAGTAATAATCAAAACATTGTACGTGTATGACAAACCAAAAATGTGTGGCTCTGGTTACAACAACCTATGAATGATTCTTCGGGGCCCTGACTGACGACTGTGAGACCTGCTCTCATTCTGCAATCTACATCCAAAAGTAGCGCTCACCTGGTCAGAATACCTGTACGATATTGTGTCTtcacaacatagctagctaagtaaTCAGGGAAATTATTTCATACTATCCAAAAACTAACCAAGACCCAAATCTGAACACATGTGCAGAGGGGAATGGGGCGAAAttgtacctcttgccattcctctgtatcggtcgaggatcttgacactactgggacgactggCGAGGACGCGATCTCGCATTGTCCTCTCTGCGCGCTCCCGTGACACCTTCAGTTCCagtagctgtagtttcctccgcaatgcCCTGTTATCATTCTGGCTTTGAGacatttccaaacgaaacactgcatagtcgtcgtctacgagtttacaaATATCTGCAACGGCTGCATTCGCAagcacctccatgatggaggctatttgagtgtgaaaaaccatacagttagccattgttagcagCTAGCGTTACCTAGATAACATCTATCAATAAAGTCCTGTCTACAACGCGAATTAAAGACTACATGTGGTAAGAATGTGGTGCTCTGCTGTTAAATGGTCTATATTCTGAGTTATATTGTGTTGATAAACGTCTAAATAACCAAATTAAAAACGCTAAAGTTTAATGTTTCTTGGTCGTTGACATTGTTTACTTCCGTTTACACTGAAGAGAAAGGATGTTCTTCTTCTTCGAGGAGGTTTAacgcggttggcatccaatatatgttgcattaccgccatctattagactggagtacaactaccttatactttgcttgaaaacgaaataaacaaataccctaccatctaacactacactcacaaaaAAAAGACCACCACCCTACTCCAatatttaaatctatttagtcctacctcatgCTAACAACCTTAAAGAATGGGACAtcaccactcaacacaccctgtaactcttctgatgtcaagtctcgcaAACCTAAAtacctctgcagctgccaccacaacgtCAATTTTCTGAGACtacgttccatccctgcagtacagttgataaccattgctataaatgctgaaaatccaatcttactgaaacatatcacttgttggcctatccctctactggtacagatctactactcacaccactcctctcaggatccgtcctccttgacccatcttcctctgctttcttcactgcctcagcatataacaacttctgcactactctaaccctggaaaccacctcaacctgcctctctcgcacaggacatttctgatccccagtcccatgggcacccctacaattaacacataccactactttccccaatgctacacattcctttgtctcatgcccttctgcacacttctcacacctaggaacctccctcctaaaCATtactgccacatgcccataagcttgacacctgtaacaacgtaatgtattCGGCACAAAAGCTCATACAGGATAACTTATATACCCAAACATCTTTGATGGGaaaagactcaacatcaaaactcaaaagaacagactcTTCTGTTTCCCCACTCTCACCACCCTGTCTGCATCGCACCAAACgacgagcatcacaaacaccgggaatcttccccttcagttgATCAACTTCTACTTTTACTGCTACCGCAGTAATCACTCCTGTTATTGGTAGGTGTCATAACTCAAAGGGTGTGGCTAAATGAAAAGAGTATGTGCACTGTACttttttaaaattacatttattttaacaGGGAGAACATCTATTTTGCAAGGGAACCCTGCATCTTACAATTGCACAACAAATTACACAAGAAAATAAAAGTACCAACAAATAAAATAAGACATACTCATGGGCTGTGGTAATGTCTGGAGCggaatgggtggaatggtatcaaatacatcaaacacatggtttccatgtgttttatGCCATTCCAATCATTCAGTCCAGCCATTATTGTGAGCCGTCctcacctcagcagcctccactgttttgAAGGTAAGCGGGGCACGTGAGGTCACCACATAACTATAAAGCCAATTATTTCAATACTAATTTAAGGTCAAAGGTTTTCTATAATGAAAGCAGCTTGTAGTTCAGATAGTGCCTGGTCTACAGGGGGGGCAATAGAATACACAACAGTATCGTCCATATACAGGTGCAGGTAAAGTTATTTTACAGACAACCAAATATAGTTAATAGTGCATTTGAAAGTAtacagatcccttgactttttccacattttgttacgtttcagcattattctaaaattgattaacaatctacacactaccccagaatgacaaagcaaaatgtttgcaaatgtattaacatttttaaatggaaatatcacatttacataagtattcagaccttttactcagtacttttttgaagcaccgtCGGCAGCAATTAcaccctcgagtcttcttgggtatcttctcggcatacctgtatttggggagtttctcccattcctctctgcagatcctctcaagctctgtaaggttggatggggagtgttgctgcagagctattttcaggtctctccagagaccgggctctggctgagacactcaaggacattcagagacatgtcacgaagccactcctgcgttgtcttggcggctctgtgcttagggtcgttgtcctgttggaaggtgaacctttgccccaatctgaggtcctgagtgctaaggagcaggttttcatcaaggatctctctgtactttgctccgttcatctttgcctcaatcctgactagtctccttaTCCCTcaccctgaaaaacatccccagagcatgatgttgccaccaccatgctttaccgtagggatggtaccaggtttccgccagacgtgacgcttggcattcaggcctaagagttccatcttggtttcatcagaccagagaatcttgcttctcatgatctgagaatctttaggtgccttttggtaaactccaattgggctgtcatgtgccttttactgaggagtggcttccgtctggccactctaccataaaggcctgattggtggagtgttgcagagatggttgttcttctggaaatctccacggaggaactctaaagttctgtcagagtgaccatcaggtttttggtcacctccctgaccaaggcctttctccccgatttctcagtttggacgggcggccagctctaggaagagttttggtggttccaaacatcttacatttaagaatgatggaggccactgtgttcttggggatgcTGCAAAAATGCTTTGGtaccctcatggcttggtttttgctctgacatgcactgtcaaatgtgggaccttatatggacaggtgtgtgcctttccaaatcatgttcaaccAATtcaattgaccacaggtggactccaatcaagttgtagagacatctcaaggatgatcaatgtaaacaggatgcacctgagctcaatttcgagtctcatagcaaagggtctgaatacttgtgtaaataaggtatttctgtttttctacatttgcaaaaatgtctgaaaacctgttttcactttgcattttggggtattgtgtgtagattgctgatgaaaaaaacatatttaatacattttagaataaggctgtaacgtaacacaatgtggaaaattcaagggtctgaatactttccaaaggcactgtctACAGTAAAAGTACTGGACCCAGAACGACACCTTTCGTTATGtccagaaaaatgtatttaacaccatcaccatcactttGAGTTCCATCCGTTAAGTCGTTTTTAAACCAGCTTTATGCAGCCTGTTCTAGGCCAATTGAGGAAAGCCTCTGAATTAGTAGTGAGTGATCAACGGTATCGAAGGCCTTTGACAACTCTATAAGGACGGCAGCACAATGTTGCCTTTTATCCATACAGTTAACGACATCATTTATAACAAGGGATGCAGCAGAGATAGTGCTATGACCTGGTCTAAAGCCGGACTGATGAACATTCAGAATACAATTCATAGATAAGAAAGATCTTAGCTTCTAATGTTTTTGCTAGACAAGAAAGTTTAGAGATAGGGCAATAGTTATCTAGGTCATAAGGGTCACCACATTAATGAACGGGGAGTACAAGAGCTGCCTTCCAAACTTTGGGAATCGTACCAGATATAGTAGTCAGGTTAAAGATATAGGTAATTTTTTAGCAATCAGGGGGACAAAGAGCTGCAGCAAAAATGGATCATGCATATCAACCCCAGTGGATTTTTTGACATCAATCTACTggaaaatcctttttaatccttatcatatgaagagaaattacagataaaacatatcggtgctcatcgtccattggacataaacattactcaacaagttggaaatcacattCAACAATGAGTGATTTGGAAGGAGTCAGTAGCTAACTGCAATCcagctattcagtggagtggttgTGGGGTCCCAAGtttgggtttaagggtctcttttccaagcttaaaataaTAAACATTCAGCACTGGCCATGtcgtcaatccagcatgacttctgctgcactcaaaacaactggaaactcggaaatgtcagacttcagtgagttcaagaaaacaagctctgactgggaaaaatacattttgaatggtcatccaactcggaattgcaaCTCGAgaactctggcatctttctagagctccaacctgaagatcactgacatcat
This sequence is a window from Oncorhynchus tshawytscha isolate Ot180627B linkage group LG34, Otsh_v2.0, whole genome shotgun sequence. Protein-coding genes within it:
- the LOC112231857 gene encoding transcription factor Ken-like, which codes for MANCMVFHTQIASIMEVLANAAVADICKLVDDDYAVFRLEMSQSQNDNRALRRKLQLLELKVSRERAERTMRDRVLASRPSSVKILDRYRGMARGEGNPNGGHKSFVKPVGHNTWSDDQPITVDEGSGTSTQHVIVIEDAEAAGPGVKLERSEGEEDTRHSSDIQTGQAGVPPEATEDHTAASAQPRTRSSITEVSGTANAVLKSETDTKTLTVTHRLLHTGSDHRSDPEKLGLGTLGCPPAPGSEYLPVFQQSQRTVYSLGDGDALDTGGDGLSCSYTTEMDPSNMSLGLDTQTDLSRGDWNQYSSSLYSDGCLDKKGEVMVVNELTVKLEGNTPPTWNADSHLGDGHSQGRDFLDYREIIETNPNVATHSPLHVFRDRDPVSMSMGPSDSQGRVLFDQVLNSNDSARPQAQGGGSESVNGKEKRFLCVFCNKGFSCPQKVEIHQRVHTGVKPFSCAQCHMCFAEAGTLKRHQRVHTGEKPFSCTQCEKRFSRQHQLKMHLKVHTGERPFACMHCGKRFSERRYLRIHQQKNHSTL